The following coding sequences are from one Methanobrevibacter arboriphilus JCM 13429 = DSM 1125 window:
- a CDS encoding pseudomurein-binding repeat-containing protein: MKNMKNRILIISIILATLFLSVSFVCAEDVGISDNNTTTNQTNNNTINQNNNTTGGGNSTIDNSNTSIKTPKKPSKVSQSSVIAASKKVKAYADKYKKLPNYVTISKYKFSMPEFFYLMSKTISYKNSKIKSNVVVKYNIKNPSKASGKWVRGNIYSYYYSIYANKIIKYINKYNKAPNYLVTAGGNKLQYQSNIYLFAYALSKTKTKLPYYVTIDIKSGHPINKYMPYYNRNKPVSKLLGKDIRGYVELLGPYGNLDSKIKIAYIIGMHPLENNSHNTLYKTLISSKNLKYAYYIYKITVTQNPKDYDKGRMNGQLLAQKYILPNIKLNKYNLVIDVHSNQGTKNGGSYEKTNFIFAPKNSASSKVIANKIIKKIPGLSYYYPSSQTSPPYCTEPLVKAGIKTIVYETYLYESMSTTLKYIKKLISEVDKLSL; encoded by the coding sequence CTTATCTGTTAGTTTTGTATGTGCAGAAGATGTAGGAATATCTGACAATAATACTACAACCAATCAAACAAATAATAATACAATTAATCAAAACAATAATACTACAGGAGGAGGAAATTCTACTATAGATAATTCAAACACTTCTATAAAAACACCTAAAAAACCTTCAAAAGTTTCTCAAAGTAGTGTTATTGCTGCTTCAAAAAAAGTCAAAGCTTATGCTGACAAATATAAAAAGTTACCCAACTATGTTACTATTAGTAAATATAAATTTTCAATGCCTGAATTTTTTTATTTAATGTCAAAAACTATCAGTTATAAAAATAGTAAAATAAAGTCTAATGTAGTTGTTAAATATAATATTAAAAATCCTAGTAAAGCTTCAGGAAAATGGGTGAGAGGTAATATATATTCTTATTATTACTCAATATATGCAAATAAAATAATTAAATATATTAATAAATATAATAAAGCGCCTAATTATTTAGTAACTGCTGGAGGCAATAAATTACAGTATCAATCAAATATTTATTTGTTTGCATATGCATTAAGTAAAACAAAGACTAAGCTTCCTTATTATGTTACTATTGATATAAAATCAGGGCATCCTATAAATAAATATATGCCTTATTATAATAGGAATAAGCCAGTCAGCAAATTATTAGGAAAAGATATTCGAGGCTATGTAGAGCTATTAGGACCATACGGAAACCTTGATTCAAAAATTAAGATAGCTTATATTATAGGTATGCATCCATTAGAAAATAATTCCCATAACACTCTTTATAAAACTTTAATTAGCTCTAAAAATTTAAAATATGCTTATTATATTTATAAAATAACTGTTACTCAAAATCCTAAAGATTATGATAAGGGGAGGATGAATGGTCAATTGCTTGCTCAAAAATATATTCTACCAAACATTAAATTGAATAAATATAACTTAGTTATAGATGTTCATTCAAATCAAGGAACAAAAAATGGTGGAAGTTATGAAAAAACAAATTTCATATTTGCTCCAAAAAATAGTGCTTCATCAAAGGTAATTGCAAATAAAATAATTAAGAAAATTCCAGGACTTTCTTATTATTATCCTAGCTCTCAAACAAGCCCACCATATTGTACTGAACCACTAGTAAAAGCAGGGATTAAAACAATAGTTTATGAAACATACTTATATGAGTCTATGAGTACTACATTAAAATATATTAAGAAATTAATATCAGAAGTAGATAAATTAAGTCTTTAG